Within Amycolatopsis sp. cg5, the genomic segment TCGGCGCGCTGCTCGCCGTCGTCGCGTACATCCTCGGCCGCACCAACCGCGGCCTGCTCATCGGCAGGCAGGCCGACCCGGTGATGGTGCGCGGCATCCGCGATCACCTCGCCGCGGCGCCCGAGATCGAAGCCGTCGTCGACCTGCAGACCATGTTGCTGGGCACCGACAGCGTGCTCGTCTGCACCCGCGTCGACTTCGACGACGCGCTCGGCGCCTCGGACGTCGAACACGCCTGCGTGCGTATCGCGGCCGAGTTGCAGACGAGGTTCTCCGACGTCACCGAGGTCTTCATCGAGCCGGTGCCGCGCACCGATCCGGACCTGCGTGCCAGCGTGCTGCGGCGCTACGGCGACCTGTCAGAGCGCTGGAATCAGTAACCGAAGTCCTGGGTCCAGAGCCAGCCGTCGGTGGCGACGCCGACGCCGAGCTTGGTCAGCGAGCAGTTGAGGATGTTCTGGCGGTGGCCGCTGGAGTTCATCCACATCTGCATGGTCTGCTCCGGCGTGCGCGAGCCTTTGGCGATGTTCTCCGCGCCGGGCCGTGAGTAGCCCGCGTTGCGGATGCGCTGGTCGAAGGTGACGCCCTCGGGTGTCGTGTGCGAGAAGTAGTCGCGGTCCGACATGTCGTTGCTGTGCTTCGACGCGGCGTTCGCGAGGTGGCTTTCGTTGCTGACCGCGCCGCAGCCCGCCTTCGCGCGCTCCTTGTTCACCAGCGCGACGACCTGACCCGCGAGCGAGGTGTCGCCACCGGACGGGGCGGGCGGCGGGTCGGCAGGCTTGGGCGGGTCAGCGGGCTTCGGCGGCGGCGCGGGAGCTTCGGCCGAACTCGGCGGCGGCTCCTCGGAGCTCGACGTCGGCGCGGCGCTGCTGCTGCTCGTGGTCGGCGTCGTGGTCGGCGAGGCGCTCTCGGACGGCGTCGTGCCCGTTCCCGTGCCGGCGGGATCCTGGGCGCCACCACCCGACCGCGCGAGCGCCGGGTCACCGGGACCCGTGTGCGGTACCTGCAGTCCGCTGTTCCCCACGTTCACGCCGGGCACGAGCCCCATGGCGATCGAACCGCCCGCGGCGGCCGCGCCACCGATCAGGAAGCTCAGCGTGACGAGGAGTAG encodes:
- a CDS encoding CAP domain-containing protein — its product is MSAIGARKRLLLVTLSFLIGGAAAAGGSIAMGLVPGVNVGNSGLQVPHTGPGDPALARSGGGAQDPAGTGTGTTPSESASPTTTPTTSSSSAAPTSSSEEPPPSSAEAPAPPPKPADPPKPADPPPAPSGGDTSLAGQVVALVNKERAKAGCGAVSNESHLANAASKHSNDMSDRDYFSHTTPEGVTFDQRIRNAGYSRPGAENIAKGSRTPEQTMQMWMNSSGHRQNILNCSLTKLGVGVATDGWLWTQDFGY